A stretch of DNA from Paenibacillus albus:
ATTCCCCATCAAGCCGTTCGCCTTCTGCTGCCCCTGATTCATCTGATATTGCCGCCACGCACCATCGAGATTATCCTTCGTGGCAAATGATTGGCCGTTTACGTTAGACGTAGGTAATAAGAAACCCATTCCCTTTACCGTGACCTGTCCATTGTTAAAGCCAATATCAGAGTTGTTTACCCCTTGATTTTGAAGGTACTGCCGTGCGTTCATTTGTCCGGTTGTCGGCGTGGCCGCAGCTATGCTTCCACTTGCCACCTTATTCTGCGGAGATGTCACTTGTGGAGTCAATTTATTGTACTGTACAACATTCGCGGCGTTCGTCGGAGCAAGACCGAGATTCTTCTTTCGTTGGAGTTCATCCTGCAACTGTTGTCCGTTTAATGCCATGAAGAGTTCCTCCTCTCCTTAGTTTTGGTTATGTGAGTGGCTAGGAATCGATATTCCGTTCCATGTGACAGAGCCGCCACCAGCAGTAGCTAAAACCGTTCCGATTGGAATTCCGCCATTAAACGTCCCTCCACCAGCTGAGCTCGTATTAGCTCCTGCTATCGCCTTCTGTGATAACTGAGAGCTTAGTGATGGGAAACCAGGCACATCTGCTGGTTTTAAGTAACTAAACGAATCCACAAACACGTTATCGCCAAGGATGTTGACTTTACCGCCCGGTGTAATCGTGCCAATGTCAATGTTCGCATTCGTCAGAAGCTGAAAATTAGTACTCATAGTAATATCTGCTGCTTTCGTACCGTTCACTAGCTTAACCTCTGGCGTAACACCGAATATTGCACCCATACCGACATATTTGTCTGCTGCGAAGTACACGACAATAGAGTCATCACTTGGATCTAGAACGATATTGGGGTAGCCGCCTGGATTGCTTTCAATTTTTGCGCCAGTCGCCGTCATCTTCCCACTCTTTGTTACACGCCAAGGAGCAGTATCCGGGTTGGAGCCTCCTGCCCAGAAGCGCACATCGTCCCCAGACGTGTCTACCGTGCTCATACCTACATCTTTATCTTTGGACTCCAGTTCTGTTTGCCCAACCTTCCAACCGCCAACCTCTTGAATATTGCTCGATTGCAGGAATCCATTCACCCGATGCTCCATTTCTTCAATTGCCTGGTTGTAGATATTCGCCATCTGCTCCGGAGAAGCCCCACGCGGGATGCGAGGCAAGTTCAAGAGTCCCATTCCATCATCTCCCTGTTGGATACTCTCAGCGCCCAAGCTGGGCACAGACAAAAGAAAAAACAGGAGGCAAATGCCCCCTGTTAAAAACATCCTCATTTTCATCTTTTCATCACCTTATCGGCATCTCTATTTGATCCCATGCTACTTCGTGTAAAATGCATGGTCCATTCCCTGCAATCCGGTAGCGCAATTGTTTGGTGTTAATCACTTTATTGGATGCGAGATAGATCGGTTTACGTTGTATGCTTGACGCTCCCGTCGCGGTACCAACGAGGACGTTCCCCTCTATTCCGCTTGCATCAGGATTTAAATAGGCGTTGAGCGTGCTTCCTTCAGGGAGATCCACCGTCACCCACATTCGAGTGATGCGAATTCCCTGCGCCATGGACTGAGCTGTGAACGGGACGGATACCCACCGCCAGCCAATTGCCGCACCGTTGTCCGTGGTCCCACCGAGCTGCAGTACTCGCCCATTTGCATCACCGATGTAGAAATCGTCGCCCATTTGCGCGAACTGCAACGCAGTTAATCCGTTCCATTCGTTGAACACATCATTCTTCGGGTCGTACACGATCACAGTATCCGGTTCATCCCCGCCAATCGCAAGCGATGCATAGATCCTCCTGCCGTCTGTCCCGAGGGCTGACAGAAGCTTCCCGGCGACTGTGATTCTATTAAAATAATCAACGACGCGGCTTGAAAAATCACTTTCTGGCGCGCTGCCCCCGGCATAACGGTAGAATCCCCGATCATCGATCGTATACAGCCATTCTTCAAGGACCAAGCTTGATTTATTGTTAAACTGCCCGGTCGATAGTGAGACGCGTTGCATGGAATAGTCGGACGGCGCGTATCCCATCAGTTTGAACATGGCGCTTGGCTTCGTCACAATCAGCTTTGTGAAATCTGCGATAATGCCGTTGATTGTCTCTCCATCCGGTGTCTCCGGGATGACGTCCCAAGCATCGGCATCATCGCCCACCATCGTCGTCCAATCCCCAACCTTACGATAGGAGGAGGCATGCAGCTCATTTCCTACAGCTGCCCACAACCGATCGGCAAATTGTGCGATATAGTTCGCCCCAGCAGGTGCGCCAGACAGCACCGAAACCATTGTTCCATTGTAGAACCGTACGGTGTCGATGCCGTTTGAACCAAACAGACATACATCTGTCTGGTCGCCTTTAAAGTTCGTGAACGTCCACTCTGCTGAGGTGTTAAGACCGGAGGCAAGTGTGCTCCATGCGCTGCTGGTCCAGCGGCGCCAAGTTCCATCGCCAAATACGGCGTGCAGTTCCATGTCCTTCCAAACACCAAGGCCCAGCACTCTAGTTCCGATGGCTGCCCCAAGAACAGAGTAACCGGGCCGTGTGGTGACTTCTCCATTGTCATTAATCGTGAGGTTACCAGTGTCAGAGGAGAAGATCTCGCTTATAGCAAACGGATCTCCTTTGTTCACCCCTGCGAATTTGCGAATAACCTTACTTGGTAGTTTCTTTACGGCTGTCGGCCAGTAATTCAATTCACTCCCTCCTTAGTTCGTGATCTGCTTCCAATCCGCTGTACTGCCTGTTCCTACCGCCTCATAGATTACACCGGATACAAGCGCCTTCTGCCCGATGGCGTAAGGTGCTGCTACGATCGATGAATGGTAGTTCTTGCTCGTTGGAATATTGCCGTGTGCGATGTTCTTAGTGAAATCCATACCCACGTTGCTGCCGATGTTATTGCATACGATGTTACTGTTGCTTTGGAACGAGGTTGATAAGCTAACAACGAGGCTCGTGAGGTATACATTCCCGTCAATCAGGCTGTTGTCCACGAATCGGCAGTCTACACCATTGGTTAGCAGGTTTTCGAAGTTGTTCTCTGCAATGGTTGATCCGTCGACGTACAGCAGCCGGATACCGTTTTTAGGTGTAGCGGCATTGCCGCGGATTACATTCTTCGAGACATCAAGCTTTTTGCTTCGATCTCCCACGGCCCCGTTGATGAGAATTCCAAAATCAGAAGGTGATCCATCTATCAGATTCCCTTTAATTTGATGCCCAGATCCTTGAACGACCTTAATTGGCGCATACGTCGTTCCGGCCTCACCGCAGTTAATGAAATTGTTATTGAGGACTTTGAAGTCGCGCGGGAAGAATCCATCCTGGGAGTTAATCTCCAGCCCCATTCGGCTGCAATTTTCGGCGGTGTTCCCTTCGCAAATACTTCCATAGCCATTGTATCCGAGGCTATCTACTGTCAGGCCGTTACCTGTTAAGGCGTATCCGACAAATGCATTTTTCACCGTGCAGCCCCGAACCACATGCTTCGATCCCCGAGCCTTTACCCCTGCGTTATTTGGCGCGCTAGTAACATGCACCTTGGCTATCTTGCACGCTTCTCCGCTGGAGATGTAGATGCCATTATCTCGAATGTTTTCGAGGTAGATGTTTTCGATCATGTGATACCTGCCATCTCCACCCGCCAGCACGCCAGACCCCATGTTTTTGGCAGTTAAATTAGAAATGATATTGTGTTCTCCACCCTTGATGTTGGCGCCAGAGGAGTAATTCGCTCCATTTTCGGCCAGGCTGCCCGTTACCAAGAAACCCTCCAATGTAATCCCATCCACCTCGCACTTATAGCAGGTATCTAGGTAAATACCATAGGTCTTGTTCTTAATGAACAGCTGTGTCAGCGTGACATTCGCGCTGGTTATTACCTTGATAAACGCATAATGCTTTGCATCTGCTCCGGCAAACCCTGCCAACGTCTCAGCGCCCTCACACGTCAAACCAAATACGGTCGAATTATTGGCATTCGTCATCTGGATCATAGGCGCATTGAGAGGAATGCCTTCCACTATCACGGCGTCCCCCCACGAGAAGAGGTGAAGCGTCTTATTCCCCCATACAATCGGAGCTGAGATTTTGTAACGGCCTGGAGGGAATACAATGGTTGTACCACTAGTGACTGAATTTATGAGAGACTGGAGCGCCGCTGTATCATCCTTTTTTCCATCGCCCGCTACCTTGTAATCAAGTACATTGACGA
This window harbors:
- a CDS encoding glycosyl hydrolase family 28-related protein, whose amino-acid sequence is MTKIELSAQQLVAAANNKKIWGDLIVNVLDYKVAGDGKKDDTAALQSLINSVTSGTTIVFPPGRYKISAPIVWGNKTLHLFSWGDAVIVEGIPLNAPMIQMTNANNSTVFGLTCEGAETLAGFAGADAKHYAFIKVITSANVTLTQLFIKNKTYGIYLDTCYKCEVDGITLEGFLVTGSLAENGANYSSGANIKGGEHNIISNLTAKNMGSGVLAGGDGRYHMIENIYLENIRDNGIYISSGEACKIAKVHVTSAPNNAGVKARGSKHVVRGCTVKNAFVGYALTGNGLTVDSLGYNGYGSICEGNTAENCSRMGLEINSQDGFFPRDFKVLNNNFINCGEAGTTYAPIKVVQGSGHQIKGNLIDGSPSDFGILINGAVGDRSKKLDVSKNVIRGNAATPKNGIRLLYVDGSTIAENNFENLLTNGVDCRFVDNSLIDGNVYLTSLVVSLSTSFQSNSNIVCNNIGSNVGMDFTKNIAHGNIPTSKNYHSSIVAAPYAIGQKALVSGVIYEAVGTGSTADWKQITN